The window CAGTAGTAGCTTCATAGCTTATTTTTAAGCTATTATCATCCTGCAAATCATATACAACTTTCACATTCAGGTTACCCGGGAAGCCCATTTCTCCATCTTTAGACAGATAATCTATTTCCAAAGCATGGTCATTCAACTGTTTAGCATCCCAAACCTTGGTATCGAAGCCTTCTTTGCCACCATGTAAGGTGTTGGGGCCATTATTTACTGAAAGGTTGTAAGTTTTACCTTCTAAACTAAACGTGGCTTTACCAATACGGTTACCGTAACGGCCAATAGTAGCGCCATAAAAATCGCCGGCTACCTGGTATGTGCCCAGGCTGTCAAAGCCAACAACCACATCGGTCATAACCCCGTCTTTGTTAGGTACCACTAAACCCACCAGCCTGCCACCCCAATTGGTAATAGCTGCCTGTACCCCATTTTTATTTTTAAGGTAATACAAGTTTGTTTTCTTACCGTCAATTGTCTTTTGGAAGCCTGCGGCTGCGGGTAAGGCTGCGGTGGTTTTTGTAGTAGTACTTGTTGATGTACTATCGGTTGTGGTACTTGTGCTGCTACCTTTTGGTTGATTACATGCGGTTATGCCCGCAATGCCTGCCAATAAAATTATTGCATAGTGTTTTTTTAAGCTGTTGTTCATTTGGTAAGTTTATGTTGGTTTATAATTGTAAATTTAACAGTAATAATTTCTGAATTGCTAATTTGGTAAAAAGATTTCTAATCTTTTCTATTTCAGAAGCGTCAAAAGAATGATGTTACTTAAACAATTTGATTTTTACAGTTAAAAAGTCAACTATTTTCAATATTTACGTTAGCTTAACACTAAATCATTAAAGCTATTCGGCTAAACATATTACATTTGCATCGCAAAACAAAAGCGGCAATTGTTTAAGCAGGCAAAGAAAATGATTTTAATTAATGAGCACCGAGGATAAGCTTTCACCTGTACAACCCCAAAAACGCAGTTCATTTATACGTGGCCTGGAAGATTTCTTCCTGAGTATTTATCGTATCTATCTGTTTGTGGCCCGTTTTTTTAAAGAGGTATTTTTACCCCCTTACGAGTGGAATGAAGTGGTGAAGCAGTGTTACCAGGTTGGTGTGCGCTCTTTTACGCTGATAACCGTTACAGGCTTTATTGTGGGTGTGATATTCACTAAGCAATCGCGCCCATCGTTAGCTGAATTTGGGGCCACATCCTGGCTGCCAGGATTAGTTTCTATAGCCATTATGCGCGCGTTGGCACCGTTGGTTACCGCTTTAATTGCCGCCGGCAAGGTAGGTTCAAGCATTGGTGCCGAATTAGGGTCCATGCGGGTAACCGAGCAAATTGACGCCATGGAGGTATCGGGCACCAAGCCTTTTAAATATTTGGTATGCACCCGTGTTATTGCTACAACCGTTGCTATACCTTTATTAGCCACTTATGTGGGCTTTATTGCCCTATTAGGCGGTTTCCTGAATGTTAATGCCGGCGAAGGGACTACTTTTAGCACTTACATGCAACAGGTTTTTGAACCGTTGACATTTATTGATTTTGAAGCATCGTTGGCAAAATCAATTGTGTTTGGTTTTACCATAGGTATAGTGAGCTGCTACCAGGGCTTTTTTGCTGACAAAGGGACCGAAGGCGTAGGCAAAGCGGCCAATGCATCGGTAGTTACGGCTATGTTTTTAGTATTTATTGAAGAGGTAATTATTGTACAGATAGCCGGCTGGTTCCGCTAATATATATGAAGAAACCTACAGGACATATCGACTATAACGACACGGTAATTAATATACGGGGGCTGAAAAAATCATTTGGCGACCTGCATATATTGAGAGGTGTCGACCTGGATCTTTACCAGGGTGAAAACCTGGTGGTTTTAGGCCGTTCAGGCATGGGCAAGTCAGTTTTGATCAAGATCATCTCGGGGTTACTTAAAGCAGATTCGGGCAGCGTTAAAGTGCTTGGAAGGGAAGTAACAACCATTAGTGACAGGGATTTGCAGGAATTAAGACTTGATATCGGGTTCTCGTTCCAAAACAGCGCTTTGTATGATAGTATGACCGTACGTAAAAACCTGGAGTTTCCATTAGTACGTAATCAGCCTAAACTGACACGGGCTGAAATAGATACTGCGGTTGAAACAGTGCTTGACGCGGTTGGACTGTCGCAAACAATTAATCAAATGCCATCTGAATTATCGGGTGGGCAGCGTAAACGTATAGGTATAGCGCGTACTTTGATATTACAGCCTAAAATAATGTTGTATGATGAGCCGACTGCAGGACTGGACCCTATTACGTGCATCGAGATCAATGATCTGATAAACGAAGTGCAGCAACGCTATAAAACATCATCGATAATAATTACACACGATATGACCTGCGCTAAAAGTACAGGCGACAGGATAGCCATACTGCTGGACGGACAGTTTCAGCGACAAGGCAACTTTGACGAAGTGTTTGATACGGACGATAGCCGTGTTAAACCATTTTATGACTATAACTTTATACAATAATCACAATTATGGATACAGGAGAAAGTAAACGGGCCCTTATTGTAGGCATATTCATTGCACTGGGCATTGTAATATTTGTTGTGGGTATTTTTACACTGGGCAGCAATCAAAAAACCTTTGGCGGCGGCATACAGATAAGTGCGGTATTTGACGACGTTGCCGGTTTGAAAAAAGGCGGGGCCGTTTGGTTCTCAGGCGTTAAAGTGGGCACCATAAACAGTATACGTTTTAAGGGCGTTTCGCAGGTTGATGTGCGCATGACTGTTGATAAAAGCCTGCAATCGTACATCCACCGCAACGCGGGTGTAAGGATCAGTTCGGATGGTTTGATCGGGAATAAGATCATTGTAATAGATGGGGGCAGCCCGCAGGCGCCACCTGTGCAGGATGGCGATGTTTTACAGGCCGAAAAATTACTATCAACCGATGATATTACCAAAACCCTGCAACAAAATAACCTTAACATCCTGGCTATAACTACCGATTTTAAGAAAGTAAGTCGCCAGATAGTTGAGGGTAAAGGCATGGTTGGCGCTTTAATGGGTGATACGGTACTGGCTATGAAATTTCGCACCATTGTGCAAAACCTGAATAATACAACCGCTGCCACCACACGCATGGCTATAGAACTGGATAAGTTTGGCGCTAAATTAAATAGTAAAGGTACTTTGGTTGATAATTTAATGACCGATACCAGCACTTACCGTAAGCTGCGCGCATCGGTAAATAATTTACAGCAAACTACTGCCAGCGCGGCCGAAATGGTTGATAATTTAAACAAAACCAGCAGCAAGCTTAACAACAAGGATAATATACTTAACGTATTATTAGATGACCCTAAAGCGGCAGCTAAGGTGCGCACCAGTATAGATAATTTGCAGCAAAGTTCTATCAAGTTAAATGATGATCTTGAAGCTGCACAACATAACTTCTTTTTGAAAGGTTTTTTTAAGGATAAAGCAAAAAAGGCGAAAGAAGATAGCTTGAAGAAAGCTGGGAGATAATTTAGGATAGCATCAAGATTTAAGAGCCAGGAATCAAGGTATTTAGTTTACTCTTGATTCCTGGCTCTTAACTTTTATATCTTACTTCTTGACTTTTTGCTCTTGGCTCTCTTCCGGCATCCCCACTCCTACCAATTCTTCTTCATGTTCTTCTGCTGCCTCTGCAGTTGCGTAATTAAGTTTACGAAAACGCCACAATGCAAAAGCCGGTTCCTGGAATTTATTGATCAGCTTAAAATATTTGGGGAAATTATGTACTTCGTCTAACAGTAAGCCGGGCACTATGCCATTATTATCCAATATTTCACGGATAGTGTATTCCTTGTCTTTAGTTATCCAAATCTCAAAATCGCGCCTTATTTCTTCGGCTTTTTCCGGATCAATCTTTGCATCAATACAAACTACTTTATCTCCCGGTTTCATAAATTTGCTCCTTTGTTTAGTGGTTGCAAATATATAACCAACAAGGCAGGAATTGGTTGTAAAAATGTCATTTCCTGAACATCGTTATCGGGCGTATCATACCTGAATGTAAAGTATATTATTCAGCTATTGCTTCCTGAACTGCAGCCTGTGGCCTGCCGTTTTTAAATGCTTCGCGTGGTTTTAAGCCTAATATCTCAAACATGGCCATATCGGTATCGAATGACGGGTTTGGCGTGGTTAGTAACTTATCACCGGCAAAAATAGAGTTAGCGCCTGCCATAAAGCAAAAAGCCTGCTCTACAGTAGTCATTTCTGTACGACCGGCCGATAGCCTTACCACGGTTTTAGGCATAATTATTCGGGTAGTTGCTATCATACGCACCATATCCCAAACAGATACTTTAGCCTGATCGGCCAATGGTGTGCCCTTTACGGGAACCAAAGCATTAATTGGTACGGATTCGGGGTGTTTAGGCAAGTTGCTTAATGTCTTCAGCATCGATATACGGTCTTCAACCGTTTCACCTAAGCCAATGATACCACCGCTGCAAACCGTAATTTTCGCTTTGCGCACATGCTCTAAAGTTTGCAGGCGCTCGTCGTAAGTACGTGTAGTGATAATACGTTTGTAATCATCTTCGGATGTATCCAGGTTATGGTTATAGGCATATAAGCCAGCGTCGGCTAAGCGTTGCGCCTGGCTTTCTGTAAGCATACCCAGTGTACAACAAACTTCCATATCCAGTTCGTTAACGGCTTTCACCATTTCAATTACCTTATCAAAATCTTTATTATCGCGTACCTCGCGCCAGGCCGCGCCCATACATAACCTCGAAGCACCGCCAGCTTTAGCTTTCTCGGCCGCGGCAACAACTTCGTGTTTCGGTAATATGGCATGCACATCAACGCCGGTGCTGTAACGCGCGGCTTGCGGGCAATAAGCGCAATCTTCAGGGCAGCCACCGGTTTTTATCGAGATAAGCGAACTGATCTGCACTTCCGAATAATCTTTATTCTCGCGATGTATTGTTGCCGCGCGGTAAACCAGGTCTAATAACGGGGTATGGTATATTTCGGCTATTTCCTCTTTAGTCCAGTTGTTACGTACTTCAGTCATATTTTTAAATGATGTATTTCAGGGCTCAAATTTATAATAAAAGCTTGCTTGCTAACCACAATGGCAGAAAAAATCCGATACAATCGGTAAAAGTGGTAATGATAATGGACGATGCCACAGCCGGATCTATCCCTACCCTTTTCAAAATCAGCGGGATACCGGCACCGGTTAAACCGGCAACAATTAAGTTACCTGTCATAGCCAGGAACAATACCAGGCCAAGCATAGGGTTTTTATCGTAAAATAAAGCCACCAGGAACACGATTATCCCATTAGCGGCACCATTTATCAGTCCCACCAAAAACTCTTTTAAAACGGTGTTGTAAGCTTGTTTATCCGAAAGGTCGCTGAGTGATATACGCCTGACCGTTACTGCGAGGGCTTGCGTCGCTGTATTACCGCCCATCCCTGCTATAATGGTCATATAGGCTGATATGATGGTCAGTTTTTCTAAAGTACCGTTAAACCCACGGATGATGGATGCTGCCAGGAAAGCTGTCGCAAGGTTAATGATCAACCAGGGTAAACGGCTTTTTACCGCTTCTATCCAGTTACCGCTCAGTTCCTCATCCTCGCTAACACCAGCTATTTTCAAAATATCTTCGGTGTTCTCCTCCTCCATTACGTCGATGATATCATCAACCGTAACACGACCCAGCAAGCGCATATTATCATCAACAACGGGGATACTGGTCAGGTTGTATTGTGATATCAGTTTGGCAACCTCTTCCTGATCAAGGTCGGCTTTAATGTAAACGTAATCGGTTTTCATCAGTTCGCCTACCAGTGAATTACTGCGGGCTTTGATAATATCTTTTACCGAAACGATACCCTGCAAAACATCGGCATTATCAACCGCGTAGATGGTATAAAACTCTTCCATTTCCTCGGATTGACGGATGACTTCATCCAGCGCGCCTTTTTTATTTAAGTTGACGTTGACCTTGATGAGGTCGGTATTCATCAAACCGCCGGCGGTTTCCTCGTCATAATTTAACAGGGCGCGGATGCTGGTGGCATCTTCCTGGTCAATATCGGCTAATATTTCCTGCTGGTCTTCTTCGGTAAGTTGAGATATGATATCTGTTGCATCATCATAATCCAGTTCTTCAATAATTTCCGATCGTTTTTCGGGATGCAGGCCCACCAGTAATTCGCCGGGGTTGTGCTCCTCGTCCATTTCGGAAATCACGTCCGATGCTAAATCGGCAGGAAGAATATTGATAATGCGTTCGCGGGCTTCAACCGGCAATTTCTCGAATAGAATAGCAATCTCTGAAGAATGGTACTCCTGCAAAACATTTTTAAGTTCTGCATCGCTACCATCTAATGCTGCCTGTATTTTAAGCAGATCGGATTTATTAATTTCAAAAGATTGCATATGCGGACAAAATACGCATAAAATGGGCAAAGTTCAATAATAAGGGCGATTTATTCGCCCCCGAAATGTTTTGCCGGAAAAGTATAAATGACTATGCTACCTTGTTTAGTTTGTATGAAATATTCTCGTGGTTAATAACCAATTCATTCATACCAATAGATTCGATCTTGATCTTACGGTCGCCGGTACGGTCATAATTATGTATCAGCAGGTAAAGGTCTTCGTTGTTTTTAATTAAACGAAATGGCGATACAATAGTACCCGATAACTGGTTAGCATTGTAAGTTTTGATCTTCAGTAAATAGCGTGCAAAGTCAAACTCAAAGCGTTTATCATTTTCCAGATAAATGCCAATAGGTAAAAAATTATTCATAATGTTAAAAAGTTTGTTCTGTGGGATTATTAACCAATAACAAACAATATTAACCCTTGTTTTAAAAATTAAATTTTGTGTGCGTGACGATTATTACAAAAAAGAAAAAAACCGATATTAAACTACGTGATTAAATTTGGCCTTAACACCGGCGATATTTTCCAGCTTATTTAAGGTTTGGTTAACC of the Mucilaginibacter boryungensis genome contains:
- the bioB gene encoding biotin synthase BioB → MTEVRNNWTKEEIAEIYHTPLLDLVYRAATIHRENKDYSEVQISSLISIKTGGCPEDCAYCPQAARYSTGVDVHAILPKHEVVAAAEKAKAGGASRLCMGAAWREVRDNKDFDKVIEMVKAVNELDMEVCCTLGMLTESQAQRLADAGLYAYNHNLDTSEDDYKRIITTRTYDERLQTLEHVRKAKITVCSGGIIGLGETVEDRISMLKTLSNLPKHPESVPINALVPVKGTPLADQAKVSVWDMVRMIATTRIIMPKTVVRLSAGRTEMTTVEQAFCFMAGANSIFAGDKLLTTPNPSFDTDMAMFEILGLKPREAFKNGRPQAAVQEAIAE
- a CDS encoding MlaE family ABC transporter permease, translated to MSTEDKLSPVQPQKRSSFIRGLEDFFLSIYRIYLFVARFFKEVFLPPYEWNEVVKQCYQVGVRSFTLITVTGFIVGVIFTKQSRPSLAEFGATSWLPGLVSIAIMRALAPLVTALIAAGKVGSSIGAELGSMRVTEQIDAMEVSGTKPFKYLVCTRVIATTVAIPLLATYVGFIALLGGFLNVNAGEGTTFSTYMQQVFEPLTFIDFEASLAKSIVFGFTIGIVSCYQGFFADKGTEGVGKAANASVVTAMFLVFIEEVIIVQIAGWFR
- a CDS encoding aldose epimerase family protein yields the protein MNNSLKKHYAIILLAGIAGITACNQPKGSSTSTTTDSTSTSTTTKTTAALPAAAGFQKTIDGKKTNLYYLKNKNGVQAAITNWGGRLVGLVVPNKDGVMTDVVVGFDSLGTYQVAGDFYGATIGRYGNRIGKATFSLEGKTYNLSVNNGPNTLHGGKEGFDTKVWDAKQLNDHALEIDYLSKDGEMGFPGNLNVKVVYDLQDDNSLKISYEATTDKPTIVNLTNHAYWNLNGCGSGTILDHILQIDADAYTPVDTTLIPTGKITPVAGTPFDFRAATAIGARIGNKDEQLKNGKGYDHNWVLNQHDIGKAITTLVGDKTGIQMQVYTTEPGIQFYSGNFMAGKYAIKGGAKNDFRTGLCLETQHYPDSPNKPAFPSTELKPGQTYKTTTIYKFSVKK
- a CDS encoding ABC transporter ATP-binding protein, which gives rise to MKKPTGHIDYNDTVINIRGLKKSFGDLHILRGVDLDLYQGENLVVLGRSGMGKSVLIKIISGLLKADSGSVKVLGREVTTISDRDLQELRLDIGFSFQNSALYDSMTVRKNLEFPLVRNQPKLTRAEIDTAVETVLDAVGLSQTINQMPSELSGGQRKRIGIARTLILQPKIMLYDEPTAGLDPITCIEINDLINEVQQRYKTSSIIITHDMTCAKSTGDRIAILLDGQFQRQGNFDEVFDTDDSRVKPFYDYNFIQ
- the mgtE gene encoding magnesium transporter, translated to MQSFEINKSDLLKIQAALDGSDAELKNVLQEYHSSEIAILFEKLPVEARERIINILPADLASDVISEMDEEHNPGELLVGLHPEKRSEIIEELDYDDATDIISQLTEEDQQEILADIDQEDATSIRALLNYDEETAGGLMNTDLIKVNVNLNKKGALDEVIRQSEEMEEFYTIYAVDNADVLQGIVSVKDIIKARSNSLVGELMKTDYVYIKADLDQEEVAKLISQYNLTSIPVVDDNMRLLGRVTVDDIIDVMEEENTEDILKIAGVSEDEELSGNWIEAVKSRLPWLIINLATAFLAASIIRGFNGTLEKLTIISAYMTIIAGMGGNTATQALAVTVRRISLSDLSDKQAYNTVLKEFLVGLINGAANGIIVFLVALFYDKNPMLGLVLFLAMTGNLIVAGLTGAGIPLILKRVGIDPAVASSIIITTFTDCIGFFLPLWLASKLLL
- a CDS encoding MlaD family protein, translating into MDTGESKRALIVGIFIALGIVIFVVGIFTLGSNQKTFGGGIQISAVFDDVAGLKKGGAVWFSGVKVGTINSIRFKGVSQVDVRMTVDKSLQSYIHRNAGVRISSDGLIGNKIIVIDGGSPQAPPVQDGDVLQAEKLLSTDDITKTLQQNNLNILAITTDFKKVSRQIVEGKGMVGALMGDTVLAMKFRTIVQNLNNTTAATTRMAIELDKFGAKLNSKGTLVDNLMTDTSTYRKLRASVNNLQQTTASAAEMVDNLNKTSSKLNNKDNILNVLLDDPKAAAKVRTSIDNLQQSSIKLNDDLEAAQHNFFLKGFFKDKAKKAKEDSLKKAGR